The DNA region GCCGCTCATAGCGGAACAGCATCGGTTTGCTCAACGTGGCAGCCAGTTCTTCCCTCGCCTTGCGCAGTTCAGTGTAACCGCTGACGGAAAACCCCAATTTCTCCACCTCGCTTGTCTCTTCGATCATCAAATCGATATCCTGCAACGAAACAAGCACTTCCAAATCTTTTTTGATCATCGCTTATTCTCCCGTGATAATCGGCAGGAACTCGGCGAAGGACTTGACTTTCGCCAATTTGTCGCGATTGTTTTTTTCATTCAACAGGGTGACCAGGGCGCCGAGAATGGGCAGATAAGTGTTGCCTTCATCGTTGGGCGGTGCAATGACCATGAAGAAAAGATGTACCGGTTTCCCGTCGATGGCGTCAAAGTTGATGCCCGCCTCGGATTTACCGAACGCGATCAGCACATTGGAGGCCGCAGTGGTGCGGCCGTGCGGTATTGCCACCCCCTTGCCGATACCGGTACTGCCCAGCTTTTCACGCTGATGCAGCATTTCAAGCACGATTTCCCGATTACGTATATACTTTTCCTTGACAAACAGATCCAGCAGCTCGCTGATGGCCTGCTCTTTGTTCTTGGCCTTCAGTTGGGCAATGAACAGATGCTCGGAAAAATATCGGCTCAATTCACTTTGATTCATACTCAGCTACCTCCAGGAATCGATCATTGACTCTAGCAAGGGGTGGGTTTTACATCGGATCCGGCAGAAATGAAGCGGGCTCAGCCGTGGCCTGTTCCTGTTCGATGATCTGGCGAATGGCCGGCATCACATAGAGTGAATCCAGATTAAAGGAGCCGAGCTCCCGCGCCAGCACGTGGATTTTTCGGTAAACGGGATCGTTCTTCTGCATGACGATCAGATGATCCCGGCGGCAGCGGCAATGGCCGCCATGAAAATCACCCTTTTCATAACGCACCTGCAGATCCAGGGCTTTGGCAAGCGTCTCCAATGCCTGCAGAATCTCGGCCTCTTTCATATCTACAAATACTTTTGCTTTTCGCTGTGCTTGAGCTTTTCGACTACCCATTTGACATCCTGTGTTTGGTTACGATGGCAGATCAACAGCGCATCCTTGGTGTCCACCACCACCAGGTCTTGAACCCCCACCAGCGCGACCAGACGGCGGCCGGACTCCACATACGAATTTTGCACATCTTTGAGAACCGGTTCACCGAGGACCACGTTGCCGTCACTGTCCTTGGCACACAGCTTGTACACCTCATCCCAACTGCCCACATCGCTCCAGCCGAAATCGCCCTCCACCACCATGACATTGCTTGCCTTTTCCATCACTCCGTAATCGATGGACTCGCTGCGAATCTGACGATAGACACGGTTCAGCACCCGTCGATAGCCGGCGCGTCCCAGCACCGCGTCGATCTCCATCAGGCCGGCATAGAGATCGGGCATCAGCTCTTCGAGGTACTCCAGAATGGTGCGGCACCGCCAGACAAAAATGCCGCTGTTCCAGAGAAATTCACCGCTGCTGAAAAACTGCACTGCTACTTCATGGGTGGGCTTTTCCGCGAACGCGCGCACCCGCCAGGCCTGACGGTGATCAAAGGCGAACGCTTCACCACGCTGGATATAGCCGTACCCGGTGGCTGGATAAGTCGGCTCGATGCCGATGGTGGCCAACGTTTCCGGTTGCTGGCGGATCAATGCAACGGCACTGTTCAATGCGTGCAGGAAACGATCGATTTCACTGATGTGATGATCAGCGGGCAGCACGATCATCACCGCCTCAGGAGAACGGCGCACCAGATGCAACGCCGCCAGCCCGATGCACGGCGCCGTGTTTTTTCCAAACGGTTCCCGAAGAAGCCGGTTGGAACGCAACCATCGCAACTGCCGCACCACCCGGGTCGCCTGATCCTGCGTGGATACCACATAGATTTGATCCTGCGGCAGCATCTCCTGCAACCGTTTGCAGGTTGCCTGGATCAACGTTCGTTTATCCAGAAGGGATAGAAATTGTTTGGGCAGCGCTTTCCGGCTTTTGGGCCAAAAACGGCTGCCAATGCCACCCGCCATGACCACAGCAAAGGTATGGGATAGGTCGGTCATTCAATCAGCTTAGATGGGTCTCTAGTTTTTTAAGCAAATTGGGCTTGGCGGCAGCGCCGACGATCTGTTCAACCACCTGGCCGTTTTTGAACAACAGCAGGGTTGGAATGCTGCGAATGCCATATTTCCCGGCGATCCCGCGATTTTTATCGACATCCACTTTACAAACTTTGAGCATGCCGGTCTTTTCCACAGCGATCTCTTCGACAATCGGTGCGATCATCTTGCAGGGTCCGCACCAAACCGCCCAGAAATCCACCAACACCGGCACATTCGATTTTATGACTTCACTTTCAAAGGTCGCCTCTGTGACCTCGACAGCAACACCCATTTCCCACTCCTTGAGCCATTTTTTTCTTTCAGGTCGGATTCCCCGCCGGTCAGTGCTCCGGACGCCGCAGGAACCAGATCACTTAACACATTAGTAAAATAAAGGTAACACTTTTTGCCCATGGATGCAATAAAAAACTTGCCCGTTATTCCCAGAACCAGACATAACGTTCATTTAAAAACGCAGGCGGTTGCGTCGCCCAACGACGGCCGCGGCTGATCAGCCGGCACTGGCCTTCTGTCAGCCATTCTTCGGCGCCAACGGTTGTGCGCACGCATAGAGCACGGCAGTCGGGATGACACGCGCGCAAGAGGCGTTCCGCAGCGGCGAACAGCGTACGCTTTTCCATGCCCGGCACATGCCAGCACACCTGCAGACGCGCCGCCGTCTGATCGTTGACCAGTCTTTGTCCGGTCTGCAGGATCAGCAGCGCCTTTGCGCTTCCATCCTGCATCACCACCGCACTTTCGCCGAATCCATACTGATGGAGCCGCTGCACATAGGGCAGGAGATCGACTGCGGGCGACATCGCCTTCTGCAGCGCAGTCCATTCAGCAAAGAAAAGTGCCGCCGTTGACCGCGAAAAAATCAACAGATCATCGACGTCCAGCAGACCGGGCATCACCGATTTATATCCATCCAGCGTATCAACGCTGTATGGTAAGGCCATGCGCTCATAAAAGCCGGTGGGCTCGGTGCGCTCCTCCGCATCCAATCCGATGATCGTGCATCCTGACTCTCTCAATCCCTGCACAGCGGCGAGGTACAACCTGCGGCCGACGCCCTGACGCTGATGCCGCGGCGAAACCGCCAGGGGACCGATCCATCCGATCCGACCCCAGCTATGGCCGAACACCGCTCCGGCCAATTCACGCCCCTGTTCCGCCACCCAGGCGCCGGCAGGTGCATCGTCTGCACAGAGCTGGAGAAAAGCGCTCCGCGGCAGGGAAAACCGCGGCTGCAGAGGAAGAAAGGCGCGCAACAGCAGACCGGCGACAGCGCCGAGATCCGCTGCGGCCATGGGACGCAGGGTGATCACCACTTTCCTTGAAATACGATGATGGGTGGAAAACCGGGCGCAGGGCCGTACGCCCTGTGCGGGCTAAATTAATCATTTCCAAACCGGCATGCAAGCTCAATCCGCGAAGGCCAATAACTAGTTGACTCCCAGAATATTATTTGCTACTTTATACGGCATCCATCGCCGTTCGACGACTCTGTTGGACCCCCTCCGCCGAGTCGCTGACCTTGTTGTCTACCTACACAAAGGAAGGGAGCGGACATGCTGACTTATTCTAAACGTACCGACCCGTTCACCGGAGAAGAGTATCTCGAAGTGCCTTTTAAAGGGCAGTTTCTAACCGAACACCCGATGTACAACAAAGGCACGGCTTTTCCCGATGAAGAGCGGCACAGTCTGGATCTCTGCGGTCTTTTGCCCGACGGCGTCTCTACGCTGTCGCTGCAAAAACAGCGAACCTACGAGAGCTTTGCCGCCAAATCCAGCGATCTGGAAAAATATATCTATATGCTCTCCCTGCAGGACCGCAACGAAACGCTGTATTACGCCCTGCTGCAGGATCATCTGGAGGAGATGCTTCCCATCGTCTATACGCCCACCGTCGGCAAGGCGTGCCAGCAATTCAGCCATCTCTACCGCCGGCGGCGCGGGCTCTACATCACCAGCCGGAATATTGCGCACATCGACTCGATTCTCAACAACGCGCCTTTCGCCAACGTCAGTCTGATCGTGGTCACGGACGGAGAGCGCATCCTCGGCCTGGGCGATCTGGGCTCCAACGGCATGGGCATCCCCATCGGCAAGATCAGTCTCTATGTGGCGGCCGCAGGACTGCACCCGGCATTTTGCCTGCCCATTCAGATCGACGTCGGCACCAATAACGAAGAGCTGTTGAAAGATCCGTTGTACATCGGCCTGCGGCAGAAAAGACTCAGCGGCCAGGCCTACGACGATATCATCGAACGCTTTGTCTGCGGCGTGCGCCGCCGTTTTCCCAACGCGCTGCTGCAATGGGAAGATTTCGGCAAAGGCAACGCCTTTCGCCTGCTGGAGACTTATCAGGAGCGGATCTGCTCGTTCAACGATGACATTCAGGGAACCGGCTCTGTGGCCATGGCGGTGCTGCTGTCTGCCATGAAAATCAAAAAACAGAAATTGAGCGAACAGCGCTTCATGATGTTCGGCCAGGGCCAAGCCGGCGTCGGCATCGCCCG from bacterium includes:
- a CDS encoding GNAT family N-acetyltransferase, with product MAAADLGAVAGLLLRAFLPLQPRFSLPRSAFLQLCADDAPAGAWVAEQGRELAGAVFGHSWGRIGWIGPLAVSPRHQRQGVGRRLYLAAVQGLRESGCTIIGLDAEERTEPTGFYERMALPYSVDTLDGYKSVMPGLLDVDDLLIFSRSTAALFFAEWTALQKAMSPAVDLLPYVQRLHQYGFGESAVVMQDGSAKALLILQTGQRLVNDQTAARLQVCWHVPGMEKRTLFAAAERLLRACHPDCRALCVRTTVGAEEWLTEGQCRLISRGRRWATQPPAFLNERYVWFWE
- a CDS encoding NAD-dependent malic enzyme; this translates as MLTYSKRTDPFTGEEYLEVPFKGQFLTEHPMYNKGTAFPDEERHSLDLCGLLPDGVSTLSLQKQRTYESFAAKSSDLEKYIYMLSLQDRNETLYYALLQDHLEEMLPIVYTPTVGKACQQFSHLYRRRRGLYITSRNIAHIDSILNNAPFANVSLIVVTDGERILGLGDLGSNGMGIPIGKISLYVAAAGLHPAFCLPIQIDVGTNNEELLKDPLYIGLRQKRLSGQAYDDIIERFVCGVRRRFPNALLQWEDFGKGNAFRLLETYQERICSFNDDIQGTGSVAMAVLLSAMKIKKQKLSEQRFMMFGQGQAGVGIARQIITGLVKEGLSYREACGRVYGVDKDGLLLEGMTVSEEQKPLLKSREEIAVWKVSRANQITLLEAIRNSKATVLFGVTGQAGAFNDEVIAAMADNTPLPLIMPLSNPTAKAECTPETIARVTNGNYLTATGSPFKPVMVNGRERAVSQCNNLYIFPGVGLGALISGSPRVTDRMFMAASEALSNLVTAEELNSGKLLPHISNIRYVSSQVALAVAREARESGLGARGDDEKLLQMILNAMWEPKYLPLRYHKPDFSF
- a CDS encoding PTS sugar transporter subunit IIA, which encodes MNQSELSRYFSEHLFIAQLKAKNKEQAISELLDLFVKEKYIRNREIVLEMLHQREKLGSTGIGKGVAIPHGRTTAASNVLIAFGKSEAGINFDAIDGKPVHLFFMVIAPPNDEGNTYLPILGALVTLLNEKNNRDKLAKVKSFAEFLPIITGE
- the trxA gene encoding thioredoxin, translating into MGVAVEVTEATFESEVIKSNVPVLVDFWAVWCGPCKMIAPIVEEIAVEKTGMLKVCKVDVDKNRGIAGKYGIRSIPTLLLFKNGQVVEQIVGAAAKPNLLKKLETHLS
- a CDS encoding mannose-1-phosphate guanylyltransferase, which gives rise to MTDLSHTFAVVMAGGIGSRFWPKSRKALPKQFLSLLDKRTLIQATCKRLQEMLPQDQIYVVSTQDQATRVVRQLRWLRSNRLLREPFGKNTAPCIGLAALHLVRRSPEAVMIVLPADHHISEIDRFLHALNSAVALIRQQPETLATIGIEPTYPATGYGYIQRGEAFAFDHRQAWRVRAFAEKPTHEVAVQFFSSGEFLWNSGIFVWRCRTILEYLEELMPDLYAGLMEIDAVLGRAGYRRVLNRVYRQIRSESIDYGVMEKASNVMVVEGDFGWSDVGSWDEVYKLCAKDSDGNVVLGEPVLKDVQNSYVESGRRLVALVGVQDLVVVDTKDALLICHRNQTQDVKWVVEKLKHSEKQKYL